Proteins encoded within one genomic window of Xylophilus sp. GOD-11R:
- a CDS encoding CNP1-like family protein — protein MKTFSCLAALLMAGSASAGLLFTPEGGYTELPIKPAPPFNPDKTIPLDKRVGTTLEIGIDPTTITSDSDGVVRYVLVARSSSGTTTAMYEGIRCATAEVKQYARHFTDGGWRPVTDPKWGSLYDGGTARYSLIAAQSGICQDASAGGTAQKIIQNLSSDILRRVP, from the coding sequence GTGAAGACCTTTTCCTGCCTCGCCGCGCTGCTGATGGCCGGTTCGGCTTCGGCCGGGCTGCTGTTCACGCCGGAGGGTGGCTACACCGAGCTGCCGATCAAGCCGGCGCCCCCGTTCAACCCGGACAAGACGATCCCGCTCGACAAGCGCGTGGGCACCACGCTCGAGATCGGCATCGACCCGACCACCATCACCTCCGACAGCGACGGCGTCGTGCGCTACGTGCTGGTCGCCCGCTCGTCGAGCGGCACCACCACGGCCATGTACGAAGGCATTCGCTGCGCGACGGCCGAGGTCAAGCAATACGCCCGGCATTTCACCGACGGCGGCTGGCGGCCGGTGACCGATCCCAAATGGGGTTCGCTCTACGACGGCGGCACCGCCCGGTATTCGTTGATCGCCGCGCAATCCGGCATCTGCCAGGACGCCTCGGCCGGCGGCACGGCGCAGAAGATCATCCAGAACCTGAGCAGCGACATCCTGCGTCGGGTGCCCTGA
- a CDS encoding RNA pyrophosphohydrolase has protein sequence MLDREGFRPNVGIILLNQRNQVFWGKRIRTHSWQFPQGGIDRGETPEQAMFRELHEEVGLRPEHVRVVARTRDWLRYEVPDRFIRRDARGHYKGQKQIWYLLQLMGHDWDLNLRATNHPEFDAWRWNDYWVPLDVVVEFKRGVYEMALTELARFLPRQDPRNRYLRNSMRPLRDGEAPQGGPAGSFELPPGATFDPDPSGHGGASAASLAMEPPRASR, from the coding sequence ATGCTTGACCGGGAAGGCTTCAGGCCCAACGTCGGCATCATCCTGCTCAACCAGCGCAACCAGGTTTTTTGGGGCAAACGCATACGCACGCATAGCTGGCAGTTTCCGCAAGGCGGCATCGATCGCGGCGAGACACCCGAGCAGGCCATGTTCCGTGAATTGCACGAAGAAGTCGGCCTGCGTCCCGAGCATGTGCGTGTGGTCGCCCGCACCCGCGACTGGTTGCGCTACGAGGTGCCGGATCGATTCATCCGCCGCGACGCACGCGGCCACTACAAGGGCCAGAAACAGATCTGGTACCTGCTGCAGCTCATGGGCCACGACTGGGACCTGAACCTGCGCGCCACCAACCATCCCGAGTTCGACGCCTGGCGCTGGAACGACTACTGGGTACCGCTCGACGTCGTGGTCGAGTTCAAACGGGGCGTCTACGAAATGGCGCTCACCGAACTCGCGCGTTTCCTGCCGCGGCAGGACCCACGTAACCGTTACCTGCGCAACAGCATGCGTCCGCTGCGCGACGGTGAGGCGCCGCAAGGCGGTCCTGCCGGCAGCTTCGAGCTGCCGCCCGGTGCCACCTTCGATCCCGACCCTTCCGGCCATGGCGGCGCTTCGGCCGCCAGCCTTGCCATGGAGCCTCCCCGTGCGTCGCGTTGA
- a CDS encoding proline--tRNA ligase translates to MKASSFLVSTLKEAPADAEVASHRLMMRAGMIKKLGAGIYNYMPMGLRVIRKVEAIVREEMNRAGAIEITMPVVQPAELWQETGRFEKMGPELLRIQDRHGRDFVIQPTSEEVVTDIARQEFRSYKQLPKNLYQIQTKFRDERRPRFGLMRGREFVMKDAYSFDRSPAAAQASYQNMAAAYRRIFDRFGLRYRAVAADSGAIGGDLSEEFQVIAATGEDAIVYCPQSDYAANMEKAEALAPSHARPAPAQPMAKVATPGKSSCADVAAFLGLDIRRTIKSLVLATDKLDEAGAIVGSEVWLLLLRGDHDMNEVKVGKLAGMEGGFRFATLGEIDAHFGCKPGYLGPIGLKQPLKIVADREVALMSDWISGANEPDFHIAGINWGRDLPEPDLVADIRNVVDGDASPDGKGSLAIERGIEVGHVFYLGSKYSVAMGATFLEEDGKPRHFEMGCYGIGVTRLPAAAIEQNHDERGIIWPDAIAPFTAVICPIGMDRSEPVRLAAEQLYADLLAAGLDVLLDDRGERPGAMFADWELIGVPHRIVLSDRGLKEGTVEYQHRRDTEATKVALADALAHVKGRLAA, encoded by the coding sequence ATGAAAGCCTCCTCCTTCCTCGTTTCCACCCTCAAAGAGGCGCCTGCGGACGCCGAAGTCGCGAGCCATCGGCTCATGATGCGCGCCGGCATGATCAAGAAGCTCGGTGCCGGCATCTACAACTACATGCCGATGGGGCTGCGGGTCATCCGCAAGGTCGAGGCGATCGTGCGCGAAGAGATGAACCGGGCAGGCGCCATCGAGATCACCATGCCGGTGGTGCAGCCGGCAGAGCTATGGCAGGAAACCGGCCGCTTCGAGAAGATGGGGCCCGAGCTGTTGCGCATTCAGGACCGCCACGGCCGTGACTTTGTGATCCAGCCGACCAGCGAGGAAGTGGTGACCGACATTGCCCGCCAGGAGTTCCGCAGCTACAAGCAGCTGCCCAAGAACCTCTATCAGATCCAGACCAAGTTCCGCGACGAGCGACGTCCGCGCTTCGGCCTGATGCGCGGCCGCGAGTTCGTCATGAAGGACGCCTACAGCTTCGACCGCAGCCCGGCCGCAGCGCAAGCCAGCTACCAGAACATGGCGGCCGCCTACCGGCGCATATTCGACCGCTTCGGCCTGCGCTACCGGGCCGTGGCCGCCGACAGCGGCGCCATCGGTGGCGACCTGTCGGAAGAATTCCAGGTGATCGCGGCCACCGGTGAGGACGCCATCGTCTACTGCCCGCAGAGCGATTACGCCGCCAACATGGAAAAGGCCGAGGCGCTGGCGCCGAGCCATGCCCGCCCGGCGCCCGCTCAGCCCATGGCGAAGGTCGCCACGCCCGGCAAGAGCAGCTGCGCCGACGTGGCCGCTTTCCTGGGGCTGGACATCCGCCGCACCATCAAATCGCTGGTGCTGGCTACCGACAAGCTCGACGAGGCAGGCGCCATCGTCGGCAGCGAAGTGTGGCTGCTGCTGCTGCGCGGCGACCACGACATGAACGAAGTGAAGGTCGGCAAGCTGGCCGGCATGGAAGGTGGTTTCCGTTTCGCCACCCTCGGCGAAATCGACGCGCACTTCGGCTGCAAGCCCGGCTATCTCGGCCCGATCGGCCTGAAGCAGCCGCTGAAGATCGTGGCCGACCGGGAGGTCGCGTTGATGTCCGACTGGATCAGCGGCGCCAACGAGCCCGACTTCCACATCGCCGGCATCAACTGGGGCCGCGACCTGCCCGAGCCGGATCTCGTCGCCGACATCCGCAATGTGGTCGACGGCGACGCGTCGCCGGACGGCAAGGGCAGCCTGGCGATCGAGCGCGGCATCGAGGTCGGCCATGTGTTCTACCTGGGTTCCAAGTACAGCGTGGCCATGGGAGCGACCTTCCTGGAAGAAGACGGCAAGCCGCGCCATTTCGAAATGGGCTGCTACGGCATCGGCGTGACGCGCCTGCCGGCGGCCGCCATCGAACAGAACCACGACGAACGCGGCATCATCTGGCCGGACGCGATCGCGCCCTTCACGGCAGTGATCTGCCCGATCGGCATGGACCGCAGCGAGCCGGTGCGCCTCGCTGCCGAACAGCTCTACGCCGACCTGCTGGCCGCCGGCCTCGATGTGCTGCTGGACGACCGCGGCGAGCGGCCGGGCGCGATGTTCGCCGATTGGGAGTTGATCGGCGTGCCGCACCGCATCGTGCTGTCCGACCGGGGACTGAAGGAAGGCACGGTCGAATACCAGCACCGCCGCGACACCGAGGCGACCAAGGTCGCGCTGGCCGACGCCCTTGCCCATGTGAAAGGCCGCCTCGCCGCATGA
- a CDS encoding lytic transglycosylase domain-containing protein — MSDRRHWLALGAASLLAPWGVARAGAQLEEPLADAVRSALSASVADAAPPVPEFASTARRMAYLRWLSAMSERLRPKMADGPTRHEFLQTLWYESHRAGLDESLVLGLVQVESAFRKFAVSSVGARGFMQVMPFWMRTIGNGEPERLFHMQTNLRFGCVILRFYLDRERGDTFMALGRYNGSRGRAPYPDAVYAAQKRWVFSDKAG, encoded by the coding sequence ATGAGCGACCGGCGCCACTGGCTCGCTCTCGGCGCCGCGAGTCTGCTGGCGCCCTGGGGCGTGGCCCGGGCCGGCGCGCAACTGGAGGAACCTTTGGCCGACGCGGTGCGCTCGGCGCTTAGCGCGTCGGTGGCCGATGCCGCGCCGCCGGTCCCCGAATTCGCGAGCACCGCACGGCGCATGGCCTATCTGCGTTGGCTGTCCGCGATGTCCGAGCGGCTGCGGCCCAAGATGGCCGACGGCCCGACCCGGCACGAATTTCTGCAGACTCTGTGGTACGAGTCGCACCGCGCGGGGCTCGACGAATCGCTGGTGCTGGGCTTGGTGCAGGTGGAGAGCGCATTTCGCAAGTTCGCGGTGTCGAGCGTGGGCGCGCGGGGCTTCATGCAGGTGATGCCGTTCTGGATGCGCACCATCGGCAACGGGGAGCCGGAGCGGCTCTTTCATATGCAGACCAATTTGCGTTTCGGCTGCGTGATCCTGCGCTTCTATCTGGATCGTGAGCGGGGCGATACCTTCATGGCGCTGGGCCGCTACAACGGTAGCCGGGGCAGGGCACCTTATCCGGACGCGGTCTACGCGGCGCAAAAGCGCTGGGTGTTCAGCGACAAGGCGGGTTGA
- a CDS encoding PEPxxWA-CTERM sorting domain-containing protein, with translation MRRILCLSLLSLAAATAAQASVVDVVGDKVSVERVVVDGGIYQSTPLSSQIIAAGGSVFNHDATFAFSGDTLTIGFASAYPYLKTLFDGYKLTDETKSFAGTFKGASTTLANFCECRVTTAGKNLFVNLGGLTPLTTDTVVLKLVPLPAVPEPETYAMMLAGLGLVAGIARRRSKAVIA, from the coding sequence ATGCGACGTATCCTTTGCCTCAGCCTTTTGTCCCTGGCAGCCGCCACAGCCGCACAAGCCAGCGTAGTCGACGTGGTCGGCGATAAAGTAAGCGTGGAGAGAGTGGTGGTCGACGGCGGCATCTACCAATCGACCCCGCTATCGAGCCAAATCATCGCCGCCGGCGGTTCCGTGTTCAATCACGATGCGACATTTGCTTTTAGCGGCGACACGCTCACGATCGGCTTCGCCTCTGCCTATCCTTATCTCAAGACCCTCTTCGATGGCTATAAATTGACCGATGAGACAAAATCATTTGCGGGCACGTTCAAGGGGGCATCGACCACGTTGGCAAACTTCTGCGAGTGCAGGGTCACCACCGCCGGCAAAAATCTTTTTGTCAACCTGGGGGGCCTGACCCCACTCACCACCGACACGGTCGTGCTGAAACTCGTACCGCTGCCAGCCGTACCCGAACCGGAAACCTACGCCATGATGCTGGCTGGCCTTGGCCTGGTCGCCGGGATCGCGCGTCGCAGGAGCAAGGCCGTCATCGCCTGA
- a CDS encoding hemolysin family protein, whose protein sequence is MPLSTSLLLIALLIAASAFFSVAEISLAASRRLRLRQLADEGEARAERVMRIQEQPGPYFTVVQIGQNAIAILGGIVGEGALSPAFTRLFSLALGLEASETAGFLASFLVVTSLFILFADLFPKRLGMTAPEHLAVRVARPMQLLMTALAPLAWVYGKAADGLFALFGLPQQRDDRVTSEDILAMTEAGALAGVLAAGEQQLIANVFELDTRLINSAMTPRDRIAFFRRDDPDSVIRLRIAAEPFSTYPVCDGDIDQVLGYVDAKDLFQRVLNNQPISLADDALVRKVLIVPDRLTLAEVLEQFRLVGDDFAVIVNEYSLVVGVVTLNDVMSTVMGDLISPLDEEQIVRRDENSWLIDGVTPIQDVLHALGLESLPHEGDYETLAGFLMVMLRRVPRRTDSVTWGGYKFEVLDVDSFRIDQVMVVRLPAG, encoded by the coding sequence ATGCCACTGTCCACCAGCCTCCTGCTCATCGCCCTGCTGATCGCCGCCAGCGCCTTCTTCTCGGTGGCGGAAATCTCGCTGGCCGCCTCCCGCCGCCTGCGGCTGCGGCAGCTCGCCGACGAGGGCGAGGCGCGCGCCGAGCGGGTGATGCGCATCCAGGAGCAGCCCGGACCGTACTTCACCGTGGTGCAGATCGGGCAGAACGCCATCGCCATCCTCGGGGGCATCGTCGGAGAAGGCGCGCTCAGCCCCGCGTTCACCCGGCTCTTCTCGCTGGCACTGGGCCTGGAGGCGTCGGAGACAGCCGGATTCCTGGCCTCCTTCCTGGTGGTCACCTCGCTCTTCATCCTGTTCGCCGACCTGTTCCCCAAGCGCCTGGGCATGACCGCGCCCGAACACCTTGCCGTGCGCGTCGCGCGGCCGATGCAACTGCTGATGACCGCGCTGGCGCCCCTGGCCTGGGTGTACGGCAAGGCGGCCGACGGCCTGTTCGCCCTGTTCGGCCTGCCGCAGCAGCGCGACGATCGGGTGACCTCCGAAGACATCCTGGCCATGACCGAGGCCGGCGCCCTGGCCGGCGTGCTGGCCGCCGGCGAGCAGCAGCTCATCGCCAACGTGTTCGAGCTCGACACCCGGCTGATCAACAGTGCCATGACCCCGCGCGACCGCATCGCCTTCTTCCGGCGCGACGACCCGGACTCGGTGATCCGCCTGCGCATCGCGGCCGAACCGTTCAGCACCTACCCGGTCTGCGACGGCGACATTGACCAGGTGCTGGGTTATGTCGATGCCAAGGACCTCTTCCAACGGGTACTCAACAACCAGCCGATCTCGCTCGCCGACGACGCGCTGGTGCGCAAGGTGCTGATCGTGCCGGACCGGCTGACGCTGGCCGAGGTGCTGGAGCAGTTCCGGCTGGTCGGCGATGACTTCGCGGTCATCGTCAACGAATACAGCCTGGTGGTGGGCGTGGTCACGCTCAACGACGTGATGAGCACGGTCATGGGCGACCTCATCTCGCCGCTCGACGAAGAGCAGATCGTGCGGCGCGACGAGAACTCCTGGCTGATTGACGGCGTGACGCCGATCCAGGACGTGCTGCACGCGCTGGGACTGGAGTCGCTGCCGCACGAAGGCGACTACGAAACCCTGGCGGGTTTCCTGATGGTGATGCTGCGCCGCGTACCCCGGCGGACCGACAGCGTCACCTGGGGCGGCTACAAGTTCGAGGTGCTGGACGTGGACAGCTTCCGCATCGACCAGGTCATGGTGGTGCGGCTGCCCGCCGGCTGA
- a CDS encoding AAA family ATPase: MESRQLTAPGTAFTLPIAQVRSVFDPADVERKLEKLQGLHGDPREHESLRSTYERMLERGPQRFQVKPAGVPHMAGLYDDLPNFTEVLDDVRRHVALAQDSRDGLEVTPMLLLGPPGIGKTHFARALADLIGTGMNLVPMGSMTAGWLLSGSASQWKGARPGKVFEALVDGQYANPVIVVDEIDKASSDAQYDPLGALYGLLEHDTAGAFVDEFAEVPIDASQVVWITTANDARGIPDPILNRMNVFEVPAPTPEQARHIALRLYQSIRRSHDWGHRFDDTPGDALLDRLAPLAPREMRRALMVAFGNARLDGRSALGSADLPRPAGGRSRIGFMN, from the coding sequence ATGGAATCACGGCAACTCACCGCGCCAGGCACTGCGTTCACCCTGCCCATCGCCCAGGTGCGCAGCGTGTTCGATCCGGCCGACGTCGAACGCAAGCTCGAAAAGCTGCAGGGTCTTCATGGCGATCCGCGCGAGCACGAAAGCCTGCGCAGCACCTACGAGCGCATGCTCGAACGCGGGCCGCAGCGCTTCCAGGTCAAGCCGGCCGGCGTGCCGCACATGGCCGGCCTCTACGACGACCTGCCCAATTTCACCGAAGTGCTCGACGACGTGCGGCGCCACGTCGCGCTGGCCCAGGACAGCCGCGACGGCCTGGAGGTCACGCCGATGCTGCTGCTCGGACCGCCCGGCATCGGCAAGACGCATTTCGCCCGGGCGCTCGCCGACCTCATCGGTACCGGCATGAACCTGGTGCCCATGGGCTCGATGACCGCCGGCTGGCTGCTGTCGGGCTCGGCCTCGCAGTGGAAGGGCGCGCGGCCGGGCAAGGTGTTCGAGGCCCTGGTCGACGGCCAGTACGCCAACCCGGTCATCGTGGTCGACGAAATCGACAAGGCCAGCAGCGACGCGCAATACGACCCGCTCGGCGCGCTCTACGGCCTGCTGGAGCACGACACCGCAGGCGCCTTCGTCGACGAGTTCGCCGAAGTGCCGATCGACGCCAGCCAGGTCGTGTGGATCACTACCGCCAACGACGCACGCGGCATTCCCGACCCCATCCTCAACCGGATGAACGTCTTCGAGGTGCCGGCGCCCACACCCGAGCAGGCGCGACACATCGCCCTGCGTCTCTACCAGTCCATCCGCCGTTCGCACGACTGGGGCCACCGTTTCGACGACACGCCCGGCGACGCCTTGCTCGACCGCCTCGCCCCTCTCGCCCCGCGCGAGATGCGGCGCGCCCTGATGGTGGCCTTCGGCAATGCCCGGCTGGACGGTCGCAGCGCCCTGGGCAGCGCTGACCTGCCGCGTCCGGCCGGCGGCAGGAGTCGCATCGGTTTCATGAACTGA
- a CDS encoding M20 family metallopeptidase, translating to MPAPSQDYARLDAWIDAHFDEEVAFLQALVRVPTDTPPGNNAPHAERTAELLAGFGFAAERHPVPAAEVQAAGMESITNLIVRRAYGEGPTIALNAHGDVVPPGDGWTHDPYGAEIVDGCLYGRASAVSKSDFASFSFAVRALESLGAALHGKVELHFTYDEEFGGELGPGWLLKNGLTRPDLLIAAGFAHEVVTAHNGCLQMEVTVHGRMAHAAVPHTGIDALQGAVAVLNALYAQNTLYRQVTSEVEGIDHPYLNVGRIEGGTNTNVVPGKVVFKLDRRMIPEEDPVQVEADIRRVIAEAAASVPGVTVDLRRLLLARSMRPLPGNRPLVDAIQRHGQAVLGEPVAAMGTPLYTDVRLYAEAGVPGVIYGAGPRTVLESNAKRADEHLRLDDLRAATKVVARTLLDLLSADAA from the coding sequence ATGCCCGCCCCATCCCAAGACTACGCCCGCCTCGACGCCTGGATCGACGCCCACTTCGACGAGGAAGTGGCCTTTCTGCAGGCGCTGGTGCGCGTGCCCACCGACACCCCGCCCGGCAACAACGCGCCGCACGCCGAGCGCACCGCCGAACTGCTGGCGGGCTTCGGCTTCGCGGCCGAGCGCCATCCGGTGCCGGCCGCCGAGGTGCAGGCCGCGGGCATGGAATCGATCACCAACCTGATCGTGCGCCGCGCCTATGGCGAGGGCCCGACCATCGCCCTCAACGCCCACGGCGACGTCGTGCCGCCGGGCGATGGCTGGACACACGACCCCTACGGTGCCGAGATCGTCGACGGCTGCCTCTACGGCCGCGCGTCGGCGGTCAGCAAGAGCGACTTCGCCAGCTTCAGCTTCGCGGTGCGCGCGCTCGAATCGCTGGGTGCGGCGCTGCACGGCAAGGTCGAGCTGCACTTCACCTACGACGAGGAATTCGGCGGCGAACTCGGCCCCGGCTGGCTGCTGAAGAACGGGCTCACCCGGCCCGACCTGCTGATCGCCGCCGGCTTTGCCCACGAGGTGGTCACCGCCCACAACGGTTGCCTGCAGATGGAGGTGACGGTGCACGGCCGCATGGCCCACGCCGCCGTGCCGCACACCGGCATCGACGCGCTGCAGGGCGCGGTCGCGGTGCTCAACGCGCTCTATGCGCAAAACACGCTCTACCGGCAAGTGACGTCGGAGGTCGAGGGCATCGACCATCCCTACCTCAACGTCGGCCGCATCGAGGGCGGCACCAACACCAACGTGGTGCCCGGCAAGGTGGTGTTCAAGCTCGACCGCCGCATGATTCCGGAAGAAGACCCGGTGCAGGTCGAAGCCGACATCCGCCGGGTGATCGCCGAGGCCGCGGCTTCGGTGCCCGGCGTCACGGTCGACCTGCGCCGCCTGCTGTTGGCGCGTTCCATGCGCCCGCTGCCGGGCAACCGGCCGCTGGTCGACGCGATCCAGCGCCACGGCCAGGCGGTGCTCGGCGAACCCGTCGCCGCCATGGGCACACCGCTCTACACCGACGTGCGCCTGTATGCCGAAGCCGGCGTGCCCGGCGTGATCTACGGCGCCGGCCCCCGCACCGTGCTCGAGTCCAACGCCAAGCGCGCCGACGAGCACCTGCGCCTGGACGACCTGCGCGCGGCCACCAAGGTCGTCGCCCGTACCCTGCTCGATCTGCTGTCGGCCGACGCGGCCTGA
- the uraD gene encoding 2-oxo-4-hydroxy-4-carboxy-5-ureidoimidazoline decarboxylase: MSEATAALTLEQINTATPAEAAILLEGLYEHSPWVVERTVARAAPFGSLAQFKHALAQTVSSAAAQEQLDLIRAHPELAGKAMVSRTLTAESTGEQSRAGLTDCSPQEFDRIQQLNADYNAKFGFPFVLAVRGARGGGLPRGRIVEAFARRLQHHPEFEREEALRNIHRIAEIRLADKFGVEPTLGNQVWDWQERLAEESDPGFKELGQLTVTYLTDAHRACARRIVQDMRDAGCDSVVIDAVGNVVGRYEGTRREAPALLTGSHYDTVRNGGKYDGRLGIYVPLACVAELHRAGQRLPFGIEIVAFAEEEGQRYKATFLGSGALVGDFQPAWLDQRDADGISMREAMAHAGLRLEDIPALRRDPARYLGFVEVHIEQGPVLNELNLPLGIVTSINGGVRFLGEFTGMASHAGTTPMNRRRDAATAAAELALYLEKRAAQDGDSVATMGQLQVPSGSINVVPGACRFSLDLRAPTDPQRDALVADVLEEARAIAARRGVSLQLDEAMRASAAPSAPAWQQRWENAVQALGLPLYRLPSGAGHDAMKLHTVMPQAMLFVRGENAGISHNPLESTTAHDMDLAVLAFGHLLSDLAHDAG; encoded by the coding sequence ATGAGCGAAGCCACCGCTGCCCTGACGCTGGAGCAGATCAACACCGCCACGCCCGCCGAGGCCGCGATCCTGCTCGAGGGCCTGTACGAGCATTCGCCGTGGGTGGTGGAGCGCACCGTGGCGCGCGCCGCGCCCTTCGGCTCGCTGGCGCAGTTCAAGCATGCGCTGGCGCAGACGGTGTCGTCGGCCGCCGCGCAGGAGCAGCTCGACCTGATCCGCGCCCACCCCGAGCTCGCCGGCAAGGCGATGGTGTCGCGCACGCTCACCGCCGAATCCACCGGCGAACAATCGCGCGCCGGCCTCACCGACTGCAGCCCGCAGGAGTTCGACCGCATCCAGCAGCTCAACGCCGACTACAACGCAAAGTTCGGTTTTCCCTTCGTGCTGGCGGTGCGCGGCGCACGCGGCGGCGGCCTGCCACGCGGGCGCATCGTCGAAGCCTTCGCACGGCGGCTGCAACACCATCCGGAATTCGAGCGCGAGGAAGCCCTGCGCAACATCCACCGCATCGCCGAGATCCGCCTGGCCGACAAGTTCGGCGTGGAGCCCACGCTGGGCAACCAGGTCTGGGACTGGCAGGAGCGTCTGGCCGAAGAGAGCGACCCCGGCTTCAAGGAACTGGGCCAGCTCACCGTCACCTACCTCACCGACGCCCACCGGGCCTGCGCGCGCCGCATCGTGCAGGACATGCGCGACGCCGGCTGCGACAGCGTGGTCATCGACGCGGTCGGCAACGTGGTCGGCCGCTACGAAGGCACCCGGCGCGAAGCGCCGGCACTGCTCACCGGCTCCCACTACGACACGGTGCGCAACGGCGGCAAGTACGACGGCCGGCTCGGCATCTACGTGCCGCTGGCCTGCGTGGCCGAGCTGCACCGCGCCGGCCAGCGCCTGCCCTTCGGCATCGAGATCGTCGCCTTCGCCGAGGAAGAGGGCCAGCGATACAAGGCCACCTTCCTGGGATCGGGCGCGCTGGTCGGCGACTTCCAGCCCGCCTGGCTCGACCAGCGCGACGCCGACGGCATCAGCATGCGCGAGGCCATGGCCCACGCCGGCCTGCGCCTCGAAGACATCCCCGCGCTGCGCCGCGATCCGGCGCGCTACCTCGGCTTCGTCGAAGTCCACATCGAGCAGGGACCGGTGCTCAACGAGCTGAACCTGCCGCTGGGCATCGTCACCTCGATCAACGGCGGCGTGCGTTTTCTCGGCGAATTCACCGGCATGGCCAGCCACGCCGGCACCACGCCGATGAACCGCCGCCGCGATGCCGCCACCGCTGCCGCCGAGCTCGCCCTCTATCTGGAAAAACGTGCCGCGCAGGACGGCGATTCGGTCGCCACGATGGGCCAGCTGCAGGTGCCTTCGGGCTCGATCAACGTGGTGCCGGGCGCCTGCCGCTTCAGCCTCGACCTGCGCGCGCCCACCGATCCGCAACGCGACGCACTGGTCGCCGACGTGCTGGAAGAAGCCCGCGCCATCGCCGCGCGGCGCGGGGTGTCGCTCCAGCTCGACGAGGCCATGCGGGCGTCGGCCGCGCCCAGCGCGCCCGCCTGGCAGCAGCGCTGGGAAAACGCGGTGCAGGCGCTCGGCCTGCCGCTCTATCGCCTGCCCAGCGGCGCCGGCCACGACGCGATGAAACTGCACACGGTCATGCCGCAAGCCATGCTCTTCGTGCGCGGCGAAAACGCCGGCATCAGCCACAACCCGCTGGAAAGCACCACCGCCCACGACATGGACCTGGCCGTGCTGGCCTTCGGCCATCTTCTCTCCGACCTGGCGCACGACGCCGGCTGA
- the puuE gene encoding allantoinase PuuE, protein MAQIFDTTLPYPRDLAGYGRNPPQANWPGRARIAVQFVLNYEEGAENATLHGDPGSEQFLSEMFNPAAYPARHMSMESIYEYGSRVGVWRILKEFDKRGLPLTVFGIGMALQRYPELACALAEAGHEIACHGWRWIHYQNMDEAQEREHMRLGLDAIERLTGTRPLGWYTGRDSPNTRRLLADEGGTLYDSDYYGDDLPFWMKVARSDGQVVPRLVVPYTLDTNDMRFAMPQGFVQSDDFFTYLRDSFDALYAEGADTPRMLSIGMHCRLLGRPGRIVALQKFLDHIARHDRVWVCRRLDIARHWIAEHPYPESAA, encoded by the coding sequence ATGGCCCAGATCTTCGACACCACCCTGCCCTATCCGCGCGACCTGGCCGGCTACGGCCGCAACCCGCCGCAGGCCAACTGGCCGGGCCGTGCCCGCATCGCGGTGCAGTTCGTCCTGAACTACGAGGAAGGCGCCGAAAACGCCACCCTGCACGGCGACCCTGGCTCGGAGCAGTTTCTCTCCGAGATGTTCAACCCAGCCGCCTACCCGGCCCGGCACATGAGCATGGAGAGCATCTACGAATATGGCTCGCGGGTCGGCGTGTGGCGCATCCTGAAGGAGTTCGACAAACGCGGCCTGCCGCTGACCGTCTTCGGCATCGGCATGGCGCTGCAACGCTATCCCGAACTCGCCTGCGCGCTCGCCGAGGCGGGCCACGAGATCGCCTGCCACGGCTGGCGCTGGATCCACTACCAGAACATGGACGAAGCCCAGGAACGCGAACACATGCGCCTGGGCCTGGACGCCATCGAGCGCCTCACCGGCACCCGGCCGCTGGGCTGGTACACCGGCCGCGACAGCCCCAACACCCGGCGCCTGCTGGCCGACGAGGGCGGCACGCTCTACGACAGCGACTACTACGGCGACGACCTGCCCTTCTGGATGAAGGTGGCGCGCTCCGACGGCCAGGTCGTGCCGCGCCTGGTCGTGCCCTACACGCTCGACACCAACGACATGCGCTTTGCCATGCCCCAGGGTTTCGTGCAGTCCGACGACTTCTTCACCTACCTGCGCGACAGCTTCGACGCGCTCTACGCCGAGGGCGCCGACACGCCGCGCATGCTGAGCATCGGCATGCACTGCCGCCTGCTCGGCCGGCCGGGCCGCATCGTGGCGCTGCAGAAGTTCCTCGACCACATCGCCCGCCACGACCGCGTGTGGGTCTGCCGCCGACTCGACATCGCCCGCCACTGGATCGCCGAACACCCTTACCCGGAGAGCGCCGCATGA